Proteins from one Bacteroides zhangwenhongii genomic window:
- a CDS encoding RNA recognition motif domain-containing protein, translating into MNIYVGNLNYRVKEGDLQQVMEDYGAVSSVKVIMDRETGKSKGFAFIEMEDDAAAAKAIAELNGAEYMGRTMVVKEARPKA; encoded by the coding sequence ATGAACATTTATGTTGGAAACCTTAACTACCGCGTTAAGGAAGGAGATCTGCAACAAGTGATGGAAGATTACGGAGCAGTATCATCAGTCAAAGTTATTATGGACCGTGAAACCGGTAAATCCAAAGGATTCGCTTTCATCGAAATGGAAGACGATGCTGCAGCTGCTAAAGCTATCGCTGAATTGAACGGAGCTGAGTACATGGGCCGCACCATGGTAGTTAAAGAAGCTAGACCTAAAGCTTAA
- a CDS encoding ABC transporter ATP-binding protein, whose product MIDIKGLYKSFDDKTVLSDINATFENGKTNLIIGQSGSGKTVLMKCIVGLLTPEKGEVLYDGRNLVLMGKKEKKMLRKEMGMIFQSAALFDSMSVLDNVMFPLNMFSNDTLRDRTKRAMFCLDRVNLSEAKDKYPGEISGGMQKRVAIARAISLNPQYLFCDEPNSGLDPKTSLVIDDLIHDITQEYNMTTIINTHDMNSVLGIGEKVIYIYEGHKEWEGTKDDIFTSTNERLNNFIFASDLLRKVKELEVQNMEG is encoded by the coding sequence ATGATTGATATTAAAGGACTTTATAAATCATTTGATGACAAAACAGTATTGAGTGATATCAATGCAACTTTTGAGAACGGAAAGACGAACTTGATTATCGGTCAGAGTGGTTCCGGAAAGACGGTGTTGATGAAATGTATTGTGGGGTTGCTCACACCGGAGAAAGGGGAGGTCTTGTATGACGGACGTAACCTTGTGCTGATGGGGAAGAAGGAGAAAAAGATGCTTCGCAAGGAGATGGGAATGATCTTCCAGAGTGCGGCTCTTTTCGATTCCATGTCGGTGTTGGATAATGTGATGTTTCCTTTGAATATGTTTAGCAACGATACGTTGCGCGACCGTACCAAACGGGCTATGTTCTGCCTGGATCGTGTCAACTTGTCCGAAGCGAAAGACAAGTATCCCGGAGAAATCAGTGGAGGTATGCAGAAACGTGTAGCTATTGCACGTGCTATTTCTTTGAATCCGCAATATTTGTTCTGCGACGAGCCGAACTCGGGACTAGACCCGAAAACCTCATTGGTGATTGATGACTTGATTCATGACATCACTCAGGAATATAATATGACCACCATTATTAATACGCATGACATGAATTCCGTTTTGGGAATCGGCGAGAAGGTGATTTATATTTATGAAGGTCACAAGGAGTGGGAAGGGACGAAAGACGATATCTTCACTTCTACCAACGAACGTCTGAATAACTTTATTTTCGCCTCCGACTTGCTTCGTAAGGTGAAGGAGCTGGAAGTGCAGAATATGGAAGGCTGA
- a CDS encoding MlaE family ABC transporter permease — protein MIKALRTVGRYFMLMGRTFSRPERMRMFFRQYLNELEQLGVNSIGIVLLISFFIGAVITIQIKLNIESPWMPRWTVGYVTREIMLLEFSSSIMCLILAGKVGSNIASELGTMRVTQQIDALEIMGVNSANYLILPKITAMVTVIPILVTFSIFAGIIGAFCTCWFAGVMNAVDLEYGLQYMFNEWFIWAGIIKSLFFAFIIASVSAFFGYTVDGGSIAVGKASTDSVVSSSVLILFADLVLTKLLMG, from the coding sequence ATGATAAAAGCATTGAGAACCGTCGGAAGATATTTTATGCTGATGGGGCGGACTTTTTCCCGTCCCGAGCGGATGCGTATGTTTTTCCGGCAATACCTAAACGAGTTGGAGCAGCTAGGTGTAAACTCCATCGGTATCGTGCTGCTGATTTCGTTTTTCATCGGCGCGGTGATTACCATTCAGATTAAGTTGAATATCGAAAGTCCGTGGATGCCCCGTTGGACAGTGGGATACGTGACACGTGAGATTATGTTGTTGGAGTTTTCTTCTTCTATCATGTGTCTGATTCTTGCTGGAAAAGTCGGATCGAATATTGCTTCGGAACTGGGAACCATGCGGGTGACACAGCAGATCGACGCGCTTGAAATCATGGGAGTCAACTCGGCCAATTATCTGATATTGCCTAAAATTACGGCAATGGTGACTGTTATTCCTATATTGGTGACGTTCAGTATTTTTGCCGGGATTATCGGCGCTTTTTGTACCTGTTGGTTTGCCGGTGTGATGAATGCCGTCGATCTGGAATATGGTTTGCAATATATGTTTAACGAATGGTTTATCTGGGCGGGTATCATCAAATCTCTCTTCTTCGCCTTTATCATTGCAAGTGTATCCGCTTTCTTCGGATATACGGTGGACGGCGGCTCGATTGCTGTGGGAAAAGCCTCGACGGATTCCGTAGTATCCAGCAGTGTGTTGATTCTGTTTGCGGACTTGGTATTAACTAAACTTTTGATGGGATGA
- the lptB gene encoding LPS export ABC transporter ATP-binding protein, whose product MEESKMVLRTEDLVKKYGKRTVVSHVSINVKQGEIVGLLGPNGAGKTTSFYMTVGLITPNEGRIFLDDLEITKYPVYKRAQTGIGYLAQEASVFRQMSVEDNIAAVLEMTNKPKEYQKEKLESLIAEFRLQKVRKNKGNQLSGGERRRTEIARCLAIDPKFIMLDEPFAGVDPIAVEDIQQIVWKLKDKNIGILITDHNVQETLSITDRAYLLFEGKILFQGTPEELSENQIVREKYLSNSFVLRRKDFQLEK is encoded by the coding sequence ATGGAAGAAAGCAAGATGGTGCTCCGCACGGAAGACCTGGTTAAGAAGTACGGTAAACGGACCGTTGTAAGCCACGTTTCCATCAATGTGAAGCAAGGTGAGATTGTAGGTTTGCTGGGACCGAACGGTGCCGGTAAGACGACTTCATTCTATATGACCGTCGGGTTGATTACCCCTAATGAAGGCCGTATCTTCCTCGATGACTTGGAGATTACCAAATATCCGGTTTACAAACGCGCACAAACGGGAATCGGCTACCTTGCACAGGAAGCTTCCGTTTTCCGCCAGATGAGCGTGGAAGATAATATTGCTGCTGTGCTCGAGATGACCAACAAGCCTAAAGAGTATCAGAAGGAAAAGCTCGAAAGTCTGATAGCGGAATTCCGTCTGCAAAAGGTGCGCAAGAACAAGGGTAACCAGCTGTCCGGTGGCGAACGCCGTCGTACGGAAATCGCACGTTGCCTTGCCATTGACCCTAAATTCATCATGCTTGACGAACCATTTGCCGGTGTCGACCCGATTGCCGTAGAAGACATCCAACAGATTGTATGGAAACTGAAAGATAAAAATATCGGTATCCTGATTACCGACCATAACGTACAGGAAACACTTAGCATTACCGACCGCGCCTATCTACTGTTTGAAGGAAAGATTCTTTTTCAAGGCACGCCGGAAGAATTATCGGAGAACCAGATTGTGCGTGAAAAGTACTTGAGTAATAGTTTCGTACTACGCCGCAAAGATTTCCAATTGGAAAAATAG
- the der gene encoding ribosome biogenesis GTPase Der, translating into MGNLVAIVGRPNVGKSTLFNRLTKTRQAIVNETAGTTRDRQYGKSEWLGREFSVVDTGGWVVNSDDIFEEEIRKQVLLAVEEADVILFVVDVMNGVTDLDMQVAAILRRAKSPVIMVANKTDNHELQYNAPEFYKLGLGDPYCVSAITGSGTGDLMDLIVSKFKKETSEILDDDIPRFAVVGRPNAGKSSIVNAFIGEDRNIVTEIAGTTRDSIYTRYNKFGFDFYLVDTAGIRKKSKVNEDLEYYSVIRSIRAIEGSDVCILMLDATRGIESQDLNIFSLIQKNQKGLVVVINKWDLVEDKSVKVQKTFEEAVRSRFAPFVDFPIIFASALTKQRILKVLEEARNVYENRTTKIPTARLNEEMLPLIEAYPPPSNKGKYIKIKYITQLPNTQVPSFVYFANLPQYVKEPYKRFLENKMREKWNLTGTPINIYIRQK; encoded by the coding sequence ATGGGAAATTTAGTTGCAATTGTAGGACGCCCCAATGTGGGCAAGTCTACCTTATTTAACCGTCTGACGAAGACTCGTCAGGCTATTGTGAATGAAACTGCGGGGACGACCCGCGACAGACAATATGGTAAGTCCGAGTGGCTGGGCCGTGAGTTTTCGGTGGTGGACACCGGAGGATGGGTGGTAAACTCGGATGATATCTTTGAAGAAGAGATTCGTAAACAAGTATTGCTGGCTGTAGAAGAAGCGGATGTTATTCTGTTTGTAGTGGATGTGATGAACGGAGTGACTGATTTGGATATGCAGGTAGCGGCTATCTTGCGCCGTGCGAAAAGTCCGGTGATAATGGTTGCCAACAAGACGGATAATCATGAGTTACAATATAATGCTCCGGAATTCTATAAACTGGGATTGGGGGATCCGTATTGTGTTTCTGCCATAACGGGAAGTGGAACTGGTGATTTGATGGATTTGATTGTCAGCAAATTCAAGAAAGAAACGTCGGAGATTCTGGATGATGATATTCCCCGTTTTGCAGTGGTAGGTCGTCCGAACGCCGGTAAGTCTTCTATTGTGAATGCTTTTATCGGTGAAGACCGTAATATCGTGACAGAGATTGCGGGAACGACCCGCGATTCTATTTATACCCGTTACAATAAGTTCGGCTTTGATTTTTATCTGGTAGATACGGCCGGTATCCGTAAAAAGAGCAAGGTCAATGAGGATTTGGAATATTACTCGGTTATTCGTTCTATTCGTGCCATCGAAGGTTCGGATGTGTGTATCCTAATGCTGGATGCTACAAGAGGTATAGAAAGCCAGGACTTGAATATCTTCTCTTTGATTCAGAAGAACCAGAAAGGGCTGGTAGTTGTAATCAATAAATGGGATTTGGTGGAGGATAAATCAGTGAAAGTACAGAAAACATTTGAGGAAGCTGTCCGTTCGCGTTTTGCCCCGTTTGTCGATTTTCCGATTATTTTTGCTTCGGCGCTGACTAAACAGCGTATCCTGAAAGTGCTTGAAGAAGCCCGTAACGTATACGAGAACCGTACAACAAAGATACCGACCGCCCGTCTGAATGAAGAAATGCTTCCGTTGATCGAGGCATATCCACCTCCTTCAAATAAAGGTAAGTATATCAAGATTAAATATATCACGCAGTTGCCGAATACGCAAGTACCTTCATTTGTCTATTTTGCCAACTTGCCTCAGTATGTGAAGGAGCCTTACAAACGTTTCTTGGAAAACAAAATGCGCGAAAAGTGGAATCTGACAGGTACACCGATTAATATCTATATCCGTCAGAAATAA
- the era gene encoding GTPase Era → MHKAGFVNIVGNPNVGKSTLMNALVGERISIATFKAQTTRHRIMGIYNTDEMQIVFSDTPGVLKPNYKLQESMLNFSTSALTDADILLYVTDVVETPDKNNEFMAKVRQMTVPVLLLINKIDLTDQEKLVKLVEDWKELLPQAEIIPISAASKFNVDYVMKRIKELLPDSPPYFGKDQWTDKPARFFVNEIIREKILLYYDKEIPYSVEVAVEEFKEEAKKIHIRAVIYVERESQKGIIIGKQGKALKKVATEARRELERFFGKTIFLETYVKVDKDWRSSDKELRNFGYQLD, encoded by the coding sequence ATGCATAAAGCTGGTTTTGTGAACATCGTAGGAAATCCGAATGTCGGAAAATCGACATTAATGAATGCTTTGGTGGGTGAACGTATTTCGATCGCTACCTTCAAAGCGCAGACTACTCGTCACCGGATTATGGGAATCTATAATACGGATGAGATGCAGATAGTTTTTTCTGATACTCCGGGAGTATTGAAACCTAATTACAAACTTCAGGAGTCTATGTTGAACTTTTCTACTTCGGCATTGACGGATGCGGATATCTTGCTTTATGTGACGGATGTGGTAGAGACGCCGGATAAGAATAATGAGTTTATGGCAAAGGTGCGTCAGATGACGGTGCCTGTATTGTTGCTCATTAACAAGATTGATCTTACCGACCAGGAGAAGCTGGTCAAGTTGGTGGAGGATTGGAAGGAACTGCTTCCGCAGGCCGAGATTATTCCGATTTCCGCAGCTTCTAAGTTCAACGTGGATTACGTGATGAAACGGATCAAGGAATTGTTGCCGGATTCCCCTCCTTATTTCGGGAAGGACCAGTGGACGGACAAACCGGCCCGTTTCTTTGTGAACGAGATTATCCGGGAAAAGATTTTGTTGTATTACGACAAGGAGATTCCCTATTCGGTAGAGGTGGCTGTGGAAGAATTCAAGGAAGAAGCCAAGAAAATTCATATACGGGCAGTCATCTATGTGGAACGTGAATCGCAGAAGGGAATTATCATCGGCAAACAGGGAAAGGCGTTGAAGAAGGTTGCTACTGAGGCTCGCCGTGAACTGGAGCGTTTCTTCGGAAAGACAATCTTCTTGGAGACGTATGTGAAAGTTGATAAGGATTGGCGCAGTTCGGATAAAGAGTTGCGTAATTTTGGTTATCAGTTAGATTAA
- a CDS encoding beta-ketoacyl-ACP synthase III — protein sequence MEKINAVITGVGGYVPDYILTNDEISKMVDTNDEWIMTRIGVKERHILNEEGLGSSYMARKAAKQLMKKTGANPDDIDLVVVATSTPDYHFPSTASILCDKLGLKNAFAFDLQAACSGFLYLMETAANFIRSGRYKKIIIVGADKMSSMVNYTDRATCPIFGDGAAAFMVEPTTEDVGIMDSILRTDGKGLPFLHMKAGGSVCPPSYFTVDNKMHYLHQEGRTVFKYAVSSMSDVSAAIAEKNGLTKDNIDWIVPHQANVRIIEAVAHRMEVPMDKVLVNIEHYGNTSAGTLPLCIWDFEDKLKKGDNIIFTAFGAGFTWGAVYVKWGYDGKKE from the coding sequence ATGGAAAAAATAAATGCAGTAATCACAGGAGTCGGCGGATACGTTCCGGATTATATCTTGACTAATGACGAGATATCAAAGATGGTGGATACCAACGACGAATGGATTATGACTCGTATTGGAGTAAAAGAAAGACACATTCTGAATGAGGAAGGATTAGGTAGTTCGTATATGGCGCGTAAGGCTGCCAAACAGTTGATGAAAAAAACTGGCGCCAATCCTGATGATATTGATTTGGTTGTTGTTGCTACTAGTACTCCTGACTATCACTTCCCTTCTACAGCTTCTATTCTTTGCGATAAACTCGGACTGAAAAATGCATTCGCTTTCGACTTGCAGGCTGCTTGTAGCGGTTTTCTCTATTTGATGGAGACGGCTGCGAATTTTATTCGTTCGGGAAGATATAAGAAAATTATCATCGTCGGTGCCGATAAGATGTCGTCGATGGTCAACTATACAGATCGTGCTACCTGTCCTATCTTTGGTGACGGTGCTGCCGCTTTTATGGTGGAGCCGACTACGGAAGATGTGGGTATTATGGATTCGATACTGAGAACGGATGGTAAAGGATTGCCTTTCCTACACATGAAAGCCGGCGGGTCGGTTTGTCCTCCGTCTTATTTCACAGTAGACAATAAAATGCACTATCTGCATCAGGAAGGAAGAACAGTGTTCAAATATGCTGTTTCCAGTATGTCGGATGTTTCTGCCGCAATCGCGGAAAAGAATGGACTGACAAAAGATAATATCGACTGGATTGTGCCGCATCAGGCAAATGTCCGTATTATCGAGGCGGTAGCCCATCGCATGGAAGTGCCGATGGATAAAGTGCTGGTAAATATCGAACATTACGGTAACACTAGTGCCGGTACGCTTCCTTTGTGTATTTGGGATTTTGAGGATAAACTCAAGAAAGGCGATAACATCATCTTCACTGCATTCGGTGCCGGATTTACATGGGGTGCGGTATACGTGAAGTGGGGTTATGACGGAAAGAAGGAATAA
- the rpmF gene encoding 50S ribosomal protein L32 gives MAHPKRRQSSTRQAKRRTHDKAVAPTLAICPNCGEWHVYHTVCGACGYYRGKLAIEKEAAV, from the coding sequence ATGGCACATCCTAAGAGAAGACAATCAAGTACGAGACAAGCGAAGAGAAGAACTCACGATAAGGCGGTAGCTCCTACATTGGCTATCTGTCCGAATTGCGGCGAATGGCATGTTTACCACACTGTATGTGGCGCTTGCGGTTATTACAGAGGCAAGCTCGCTATCGAGAAAGAAGCAGCTGTATAA
- a CDS encoding YceD family protein, with the protein MGKFDKYKIDLKGMQADSAKYEFVLDNLYFAHIDGPEVQKGKVNVILTVKRTSRAFELSFQTDGMVWVPCDRCLDDMELPISSSDKLMVKFGHEYAEEGDNLIVIPEEEGEINVAWFMYEFIALAIPMKHIHAPGKCNKAMTSKLNKHLKTNANEDSDVDDSFDAGGGEDIVIEEEVEEQIDPRWNELKKILDNN; encoded by the coding sequence TTGGGAAAATTTGATAAATATAAAATTGACTTGAAAGGTATGCAGGCAGACTCTGCTAAGTATGAGTTTGTGTTGGATAACCTTTACTTCGCTCACATTGATGGTCCTGAAGTTCAGAAAGGAAAGGTGAATGTTATATTGACCGTAAAAAGAACCTCTCGTGCTTTCGAGCTGAGTTTTCAGACAGATGGAATGGTATGGGTACCATGCGACCGTTGTCTGGATGATATGGAGTTGCCTATCAGCTCTTCTGATAAGCTGATGGTGAAATTTGGACATGAATATGCGGAAGAGGGAGATAACCTTATCGTGATTCCCGAAGAGGAAGGAGAAATCAACGTAGCATGGTTCATGTATGAGTTTATTGCGCTCGCTATTCCGATGAAGCATATACATGCTCCCGGCAAATGCAATAAAGCAATGACTAGTAAATTGAATAAGCATTTGAAGACAAATGCGAATGAGGATAGCGATGTAGATGACAGCTTCGATGCAGGTGGTGGCGAAGACATCGTAATAGAGGAAGAAGTGGAGGAACAAATCGATCCTCGCTGGAATGAATTAAAAAAAATATTAGATAATAATTAA